The genomic interval AcgcatctgctgatcactaacttatacaaagggaaGAGCGTTTCATTGGGTCTATTGTTAGTGTCgtgatggtcgtgtcgtgttgagttgggggcgGGGCGGGGATACGCCTATTATATGATAATgcgtgttttttgcgtatgaccccccctatatatatataattatatataaattacacacatACTAGTGCTACACACACCACTGAAATCAGGCGACGAtcgctggtgtcgatcgggctgattcaccattcagagtgaaacgagtgaagaaacttGGGTTTGTGACGATCGCTGCTTTTCGAAGAACAGGGATCCTCACAAACCCGAGCAGCAGCTTGATCCGAACCACCGGTTCATACAGCACTAACACACGTGTGTATATACATTTTTGTCTTCCCCAGGTAAAGACACACCTGCAGAGTCAGTCTACCTCCTCAATAGCAGTGGGGCACCAGCACTGTCACCAGGTGGGTTACACTCCTCACTGCGGGAGATCTCGGGGTTAATTCTGGGTCACGTGGAGTCCCTCTGGATTGgaaaggggggtggggtggggtggggtggggtgggggtgggggctaATCCTGGTCTCGGAATCGGAAGCGCCTAATCCTTTAAAGACGGAGCAGAGAGCGCTGTGCAGGTCTGCAGGGGACAGATTACAGATGCATTATCTATTATCAGTAGATTCTAATGTCCCTGTAATTGATTTTCCATATGCTCCCATTGAATAGTGGGTAACTCTTTCCATCAAGTGCCTCTgagtactgtgtatttacataggagTTACTCAGTAAATGCAGGTGTACTTACACAGCattacaatgttataatgcatagttattattagtagtagtaatagtcatttagcagacacttttatccaaggcgacttacagagactaggagggtgaactctgcatcatcaacaactgctgctgctgctgctgcagagtcacttccaataggagctcgtttgttttacgtctcacccgaaggacggagcacaaggaggttcagtgacttgctcagggtcacacacagggagtcagtggctgagccgggatttgaacccggaacctcccggtaacaaagcccctttctttaaccgctggaccagcaGTTAACTCAATGTGTGAGTCTTtttgcaagtacacaattgtatcagaaaagtggGGGTTTCTGTTACGTTGTGCAAAAGGATATACGCCTTAAGTGCACTGTAACTGTGCAGAATAGCACTGTAATGGTGTGGAGGCACGCACATGTatttggggacactgctgctgtacccttgagcgaggtactttacctagattgctccagtaaaaacccaactgtataaatgtgtaattgtatgtaaaaataatgtgatatcttgtaacaattgtaagtcgtctggataagggcgtctgctaagaaataaataataataataatctctgcaGAAACGTAGATTTAGATGGGACTGTCGTGCGATTAATTTAATAGAACGAAAAAAAGGCTTTTTCAGTGCCAGGGTGTGTGTTCAGTCAAGTTCTATCAAGTCAGTTAACAAAATTAGCTTGTATATAATAATATCTAATAGCTCTCCTTCTCACCTCTGTGTCTCGCTCAGGGAATGGTGCAGGCGCTGCTGCGGATACAGAAGCAGCACGGCATTCTGGGATTGTGGAGGGGGGCGAGCGCGGCCGTGCCTCGGGTCACGGTGGGGTCGGCCTCCCAGCTTTATTCGTTCACCGCCTCCAAAGAGTTTATCCGTGACCTCCAGGtaacccctgtgtgtgtgtgtgtgatgcgtTTGCAGTGTTCTAGAACACACGGTTTGCCTCTGTTGTTGTTCTGTCCCCTAGTCTTCATATAgggaatttttttaaaatttattttcagCTTTTCCTCGGGAGCGTTCGCCAGCGGAGAGAGAGATTTGTTTTCTTCTAAGGATCGCGGTGTCTCCAGATCACCCTCCCACCTGCAACGAAGGCTCCCGATTTGAAACGAGATGTGGGAACTGTCTGCCGGCTCTCTCTAACATTTCAAAGACCTCGGTCAAGCCCTAAAGGCTAAATAGATTCACATAGGCCTGTATTTTGTttcacgattaaaaaaaaaatgtttttacgagacattttaaagaaatcgcgTGTTCGATCATTTACTggaaggaagcaaactaaaccggctgccaggttcctgaatgtAGCGTTCAGTAAAGCAGCTGTTTTCTGTAGCTGTATTCTTCCACTGTTCTTTGAGAAACGGATTTTCACAGGGAAGTATTGATTAAACAGCATTGGGTAGACTTCATGGAAATCCATGAAAACAGTACCGCGCATTCTTTAGCAGCAATGAAGGAGGAGGGGATGAGATTAACTGTGCTGCTTGATGTAATTCCATCCTCATTCCAGCGTGCCACAcgaccctcctctctctctctctctctctcccagatCTTCCCGTCAGACAGCTGGCTTGTGGCTCTCTCGGCAGGCATGGTCAGCAGCGTGGTGGTGGTCGTGGCCATGACCCCCTTCGACGTGGTCAGCACGCAGCTCTACAACCAGTCCGTGGACAGCAGGGGACAGGTGAGGGGACAGCTGccacgagcttgatcagccacagtgtgtgtagGCAGCGAGCTCAGGGGTGGCTTATTAGGGTCAGAGCAGAACCAGgatcaatctgctatgcaatgggggcctcatttccatccctgctacgTTAAGACTCGGAGACCCAGGTTATTTGCctaaacccaggcctccagagtgAAATTCGATGCCAACAGCcaacagctatggacaaaagtcctgcatcatcctatagaattgaCTAACTATTCCTTCACAAAGTCGAACGGAACCTGCTggataatgctacgttaacatattgaattgcacatcgctttgtagtttttcccccCATCTACttgaaaatggaaaaatgtgacatttcgaaatctaacgtgaaatattACTGTGCTACTAATATGGCTTCCGGGAAAGACTTTTTgtagatataattttgtagttcctttgatgttaaataaaatagatgaattatgttcatatagctgttgcattttattttttttattatgtctcaatcctataattctaggtgatgcaaaacttttgtccagagctgtagacctacatttaaacaaaagattACTGCGAGAGTTTGGAACCtaagcccctctctctctctccctctctctctcagggtctgTTGTACCGCGGCTTTGTGGACTGTTTCATGAAGACGGTTCGGAAGGAGAGCCTGCTGGGATTGTACAAGGGGATCGGAGCGTCGTACTTCAGACTCGGCCCGCACACCGTCCTGTCTCTGCTGTTCTGGAACGAGCTGCGCAAGTTTTATTCTCAACACCAGCTGCAGAGCTAGCGGAGCGACAACAGAACCGGACTCTGCCCTGCCAGAAACACCCTGAACTGGGCTTGGACCTctagcgctgctgctgctgcacccagtcctggggttcagagctcccctcaatgaggtccgttattattattattaatattgaaatgatcaggagccaggagtttgagcagggttacaaactcacactagccctgctgctgcacccagtcctggggttcagagctcccctcaatgaagtctgttattattattaatattgaaatgatcaggagccaggagtttgagcaggtttacaaactcacactagccctgctgctgctgctgcacccagtcctggggttcagagctcccctcaatgaagtctgttattattattaatattgaaatgatcaggagccaggagtttgagcagggttacaaactcacactagccctgctgctgctgctgctgctgcacccagtcctggggttcagagctcccctcaatgaagtctgttattattattaatattgaaatgatcaggagccaggagtttgagcagggttacaaactcacactagccctgctgctgctgcacccagtcctggggttcagagctcccctcaatgaagtctgttattattattaatattattattattattattattattattattattattattattattattattattattattattaatactgaaaTGATCAGACGATGCAAACTCCACATGCCTCCTTCGATACGGTATATTAAAGAAAGTATCACAGCTTATCGCTACGCGGTTACCTGTCGCAGCGCTGAGAGTGGAGTGGTAGCGTGGGAGAACTGATGAGAAATTATAGCCTGTGCAAGCTCTTCATGAATAGCACACGGTTTAATGAAATCATCTTTGCTTCTGTCGTG from Acipenser ruthenus chromosome 50, fAciRut3.2 maternal haplotype, whole genome shotgun sequence carries:
- the LOC117404641 gene encoding solute carrier family 25 member 35, translating into MDFVLSGAAACGACLFTNPLEVVKTRMQLQGELKAPGSYQVHYRNVFHAFYTIGKVDGLAGLQKGLVPGLLYQFCMNGVRLGSFAVIESAGYIHTEDGRVIPGKSIAAGATAGVIGAVMGSPVYLVKTHLQSQSTSSIAVGHQHCHQGMVQALLRIQKQHGILGLWRGASAAVPRVTVGSASQLYSFTASKEFIRDLQIFPSDSWLVALSAGMVSSVVVVVAMTPFDVVSTQLYNQSVDSRGQGLLYRGFVDCFMKTVRKESLLGLYKGIGASYFRLGPHTVLSLLFWNELRKFYSQHQLQS